From Salmo salar chromosome ssa04, Ssal_v3.1, whole genome shotgun sequence, one genomic window encodes:
- the LOC106602614 gene encoding uncharacterized protein: MANCMVFHTQIASIMEVLANSAVAEISKLVDDDYAVFRLEITQSQKENRTLRRKLQLLELKVARERAERTMRERYRGMARGEGHLTGGHRNVVKPAGHNGWRNDQPITVDEGSGTSTQDVIVIESVDAEATGPGVKQERSEGEEDPRHSRDIQTGAVAGVAPPMATEDLTASPQGRTRCSIPEVSGMLNAALKSEMDAETLTVTHRLLHTGSDHRSDPRSDPERLVLGPVVCPPVPGSDYLPVFHQSQRTVHSRGDGEVLDTGVDDLSCSYDTEMDPGNISLGLETQTDLSRGDWNRYSSSVYSEECLDKKGEVIVVDEVTVKVEGDAPPTWNADSHLGDGHSQGRDFLDYRGSLETNLNVTTNSPLHAFRDRNPVSTSMGPSDSHGRVHFDQVLNSNNRARAQAQGGGATSGNSKEKRFFCMFCNKGFRCLQKVEIHQRVHTGENPFSCTQCEKRFSRQDHLKRHQMVHTGEKPFSCPQCEKRFSRQDQLKMHLKVHTGERPFVCTHCGKRFSERSYLRIHQQKMHTALV, translated from the exons atggctaactgtatggtttttcacactcaaattgcctccatcatggaggtgctagcgaattcagccgtggcagagatcagtaaactcgtagacgacgactatgcagtgtttcgtttggaaataacgcaaagccagaaagaaaacaggacATTGAGGAGGAAACTACAGCTACTGGAACTGAAGGTAGCACGGGAGCGCGCAGAGAGGACAATGCGAGAGCGATACAgaggaatggcaagag gtgaaggacatctcactggaggccacaggaACGTTGTAAAGCCAGCGGGACACAACGGGTGGAGAaatgaccaaccaatcactgttgatgaggggagtggaacctcaacccaggATGTTATCGTGATAGAG TCTGTAGATGCAGAGGCTACAGGTCCTGGGGTCAAGCAGGAGaggtctgaaggagaggaggacccacggcacagcagagacatccagactggaGCAGTGGCTGGAGTGGCGCCCCCTATGGCCACAGAGGACCTGACCGCCTCGCCCCAGGGTAGGACCCGATGCAGCATCCCGGAGGTCAGTGGAATGCTGAACGCCGCCCTCAAGTCAGAGATGGACGCCGAGACTTTAACTGTAACACACCGGCTCTTACACACAGGGTCTGATCACAGATCAGACCCCagatcagacccagagagactggtGCTGGGGCCAGTTGTCTGTCCTCCTGTTCCTGGCTCAGATTACTTACCAGTATTTCATCAGAGCCAGAGGACGGTTCATTCCCGTGGAGATGGTGAGGTGTTAGACACTGGGGTTGATGATCTGTCTTGTTCTTATGATACAGAGATGGACCCTGGCAACATATCCTTAGGTTTAGAGACCCAGACTGATCTGtctagaggggactggaaccggtacagtagtagtgtatactctgaagAATGCCTAGATAAGAAAGGGGAGGTTATAGTGGTAGATGAGGTGACTGTGAAAGTAGAGGGCGATGCTCCTCCCACATGGAATGCAGATAGTCACCTAGGAGACGGACACTCACAGGGCAGAGATTTCTTAGATTACAGGGGCAGCTTAGAGACAAATCTAAATGTCACAACCAATTCTCCTTTACACGCGTTCAGGGATCGCAATCCAGTGTCCACGTCGATGGGGCCTTCAGATTCACACGGCCGTGTCCATTTcgatcaggtattgaactcaaaTAACAGGGCTAGAGCCCAGGCTCAGGGAGGGGGAGCCACATCAGGCAATAGCAAAGAGAAACGATTCttctgcatgttctgtaacaaaggcttcaggTGCCTCCagaaggtggagatccaccagagggtccacacaggggagaaccCCTTCAGTTGTacccagtgtgagaagaggttctcccgcCAGGAccacctgaagaggcaccagatggtccacacaggggagaaaccattcAGCTGCCCCCAGTGCGAGAAGAGGTTCTCCCGCCAGGACCagctgaagatgcacctgaaggtccacacgggAGAAAGGCCATTTGTCTGTACACACTgcgggaagaggttctcagagaggagctacctcaggatacaccagcagaaaatgcACACTGCGCTGGTATAG